The DNA sequence GCCCGCCGCATGGCGTATCTGGAGCGCCTGGCGGCGGTACGCGAGGGCATTCCGGCCAGCGCCCATCAGGTCGGCCTTGATCAGGTAGGCTTGTCGGAGCGGGTGCTCAGCCTGCTGACGGAGGCCGGCTACGAGAGCGCCGCCGCGGTCATGCAGCAGCTGGGAATGGACTCGGATCGCATTCTGTCGATTGACGGTTTCGGCCCGAAGGCAATGGAAGAAGTCCAGCTGGCGCTCTCCAGCTACGCCTTCCCGATGCCGGAGCCGGAGGTCGAGGCGCCGGCCGCCGAGCCCGAGGCGGAAGCCGGAGCCGGAGCCGGAGTGGAGGGGCTGGAGGTCTTGGCGGAGACGGCTGAGGCAGAGCAGCCGCTTGCCGGCGAGCCCGGCGCCGTGGGCGAGGCTGAGGCTGCGCCCCCCAGCTTGGAAGCGACCTTCGAGGCCGTCAGCCTGGAGATCAGCCAGGCGGCGTTGGCCGGCGCGGCCGAGGAAGAGGATGAGCAGCCGGAGGCGGCCGAGGCTGCCGGCGGCAAGAAGAAGAAGAAGCGCAAAAAGGGCGCCCTCGAGTTCGATCCGGCGTCGGGTACCATGGTGGTCCGCAAGCGGCGCAAGCCCGGCCGCACGGGATGGGGCGACGACTACCTCTAGGGGCCTGAGTGCGGCGCTGGTCATGGCTGCGGATTGGGAAGATGACGCCTGACTCGAAAGGAGGCCGCCGGCATGTCCCACAGCGCACGTGTGTGGGATGCCGGCAAGTCCTGGCAAAGCGAGCAATGATCCGCGTGGTGCGGACGACGGACGGTGTGGGCATCGATCCGACGGGCAAGGCCAACGGCAGAGGCGCCTACCTGCATGAGCTGGCTTCCTGCTGGCAGGCGGGGCTGAGAGGCAATCTCGAGCATGCCCTGCGAGTTCGCCTCAGCCCGTCCGATCGGCAGGCGCTCGAAGAGCATCTGAACGGCCTGCCCGAAGATCCGCCCCACGGCTCGAGATGAGGTTACCAGACCCGCCCCGGCGCGAGTGATGTCCCTTCGGCTGATCGCATAGCCCTCCGGCCCGCTCGCTCTGCGCACCCGGTGTGTCTGTCCCGGAGGAATGGGATGAGCGACGACGGCCGAAAGACCCTGGAAATCCCTGTTCAGATCACAGTCCGCGAGCTGGCGGATGCGATTCACATCAGCCCGATTGATGTCATCAAGAAGCTGATGGCCAATGGGGTGATGGCCAACATCAATCAGCAGATCGATTTCGACACGGCGGCCATCGTGGCCGAGGAGTTCGGCTTCGAAGCCCGCCCGGTGGTCCCTGTCGAGGAACAAAGCTCGGCCGAGGTCGGGGAGGTGCCGGCCTGGCGCGAGATCATCGAGGGCGAGCCGGCCGAGCTCCTCAAGCCGCGGCCGCCGGTGGTCACGATCCTCGGCCACGTCGATCACGGCAAGACGACGTTGCTGGATGCGATCCGCTCGACGAATGTGGCCGAGGGCGAGGCGGGGGGGATCACCCAGCATATCGCAGCCTACCAGGTTACGCACAAAGACCGCCTGATCACCTTCCTCGACACGCCGGGCCATGCCGCCTTCACCGCCATGCGCGCTCGCGGCGCCCAGGGCGCCGACATCGCAATCCTGGTGGTGGCGGCGGACGACGGCGTGATGCCGCAGACGCGGGAGGCCCTGAGCCACGCCCGCGCCGCCCGGGTTCCGATCGTCGTCGCCCTGAACAAGATCGACCGGCCCAATGCCAATCCTGACCGGGTGCGCCAGGAGCTGGCCGACGTCGGTCTGCTGGCCCACGAGTGGGAAGGTGAGACGATGGTGGTGCCGGTCTCGGCCAAGAAGGGGCAGGGAATCGACGACTTGCTGGAAGCGATCGTGCTGACGAGCGATTCAACCAAGATCCTGGCGAATCCGGATGGCAAGGTGATCGGGTCCGTGATCGAAGCCGAGCTCGACCGCGCCAAAGGCGTGATCGCCACCCTGCTGGTCCAGA is a window from the Anaerolineales bacterium genome containing:
- a CDS encoding YlxR family protein — encoded protein: MIRVVRTTDGVGIDPTGKANGRGAYLHELASCWQAGLRGNLEHALRVRLSPSDRQALEEHLNGLPEDPPHGSR